Proteins from one Nicotiana tabacum cultivar K326 chromosome 23, ASM71507v2, whole genome shotgun sequence genomic window:
- the LOC142177163 gene encoding uncharacterized protein LOC142177163, with amino-acid sequence MLLSVLKQLGLGEPRPTTVILQLADGSIASPEGVIEDVLVQVGSFMFPADFIILDYEPDKEVPFILECPFLATGRDIIDGCEGKMTMRVGDKEEREDDLVEEIEKVLNMACKAIGWTIADIKGISPSFCMHKCFMEDGHLPSFEHQRRLNPIMKEVVKKEVIKWLDASIIFSISDSNWVSPVQCVPKKGEITIVENEKNELIPTLTMTGWRVYIDYRRLNKATCKDHFPFPFIDQILDRLAVHEYYYFIDGYSGYNQIIIAPKDQEKTTFTDCYSPRGSREDDFHTPLWLLEKDVTFKFDEACWKAFDELKGKLVATPIIMAPDWSLSFELMCDASDHAIGSVLGHRKTRYFTPYTMRRTGTIMRRHKMTLNNILEVEIFYVWSIAFMGLFPMSRGNKYILLAVNYVYKWVENVALPTNDAKVVATFLKKNIFSRFGTPLALISDEETHFCNRFLNNLLAKYRVCHRVATAYHPQTSGQAKVSNREIKQLLEKTMSVNRKDWEAKLDDALWAYRIAYKTSIGASQYKLMLHAYENAKLYKEKTKRWHDIRIKPHHFEPGQKVEMDHDGPSKAKGAGKSSTSAPPPKKCKQGEGSSRKAKGKQVAEGSGNPPLG; translated from the exons ATGCTGCTATCTGTGCTCAAGCAATTAGGTTTGGGTGAGCCACGACCTACTACAGTGATACTGCAATTGGCAGATGGATCCATTGCTAGTCCAGAAGgcgtgattgaagatgtgttagtcCAAGTGGGTTCTTTCATGTTCCCTGCcgatttcattatcttggattATGAGCCTGATAAGGAAGTCCCATTTATTTTGGAGTGTCCATTCCTAGCCACGGGCCGAGATATTATTGATGGATGTGAAGGGAAAATGACAATGAGAGTGG GggataaagaagaaagagaagatgATTTGGTGGAAGAGATTGAGAAAGTCCTCAACATGGCTTGCAA agctattgggtggacaattGCTGATATTAAGGGAATCAGTCCAtctttttgcatgcataaatgTTTTATGGAAGATGGGCACCTCCCAAGTTTtgagcatcaaaggaggttgaatccCATTATGAAGGAGGTCGTGAAGAAGGAAgtaattaagtggcttgatgcaagTATCATCTTCTCTATTTCTGATAGTAATTGGGTGAGTCCAGTGCAATGTGTTCCTAAAAAGGGCGAGATAACTATTGTagagaatgagaaaaatgagctaATTCCTACTCTCACTATGACGGGGTGGAGAGTATACATTGATTATAGAAGGCTCAACAAAGCAACTTGCAAGGATCACTTCCCATttccattcattgaccaaatatTGGATAGGTTGGCTGTACATGAGTACTACTACTTCATTgatggatattcggggtacaaccagATTATTATAGCCCCAAAGGATCAAGAGAAGACGACTTTCACAGATTGTTATAGCCCCAGAGGATCAAGAGAAGACGACTTTCACACGCCCTTATG GTTGCTCGAAAAGGATGTGACATTCAAATTTGATGAGGCCTGTTGGAAGGCATTTGATGAGCTCAAGGGGAAGTTGGTGGCTACACCAATTATTATGGCACCGGATTGGTCCTTGTCATTTGAACttatgtgcgatgcaagtgaccaTGCTATTGGATCAGTGTTAGGCCATAGAAAGACAAGATATTTTACTCCATATACTATGCGA AGAACAGGAACAATCATGAGAAGGCATAAGATGACCTTGAATAATATATTGGAGGTGGAGATTTTTTATGTCTGGAGCATAGCTTTCATGGGACTATTTCCAATGTCTAGAGGGAACAAGTACATCTTGCTCGCGGTTAACTACGTGTACAAATGGGTGGAGAACGTTGCACTGCCGACCAATGATGCCAAGGTGGTGGCCacttttttgaaaaagaacatatTCTCGAGGTTTGGGACTCCACTTGCTTTGATTAGTGATGAAGAAACACATTTTTGTAATCGGTTTCTAAATAACCTTCTAGCCAAATATAGGGTCTGCCATAGAGTTGCCACCGCGTACCATCCGCAAACAAGTGGTCAAGCTAAAGTGTCAAACAGAGAAATAAAGCAATTACTAGAGAAAACAATGAGTGTGAATAGGAAGGATTGGGAAGCAAAGTTAGATGATGCCTTATGGGCATATAGAATTGCATACAAAACGTCAATTGGAGCATCTCAGTACAAGCTTAT GCtgcatgcttatgaaaatgccaagcTTTACAAGGAGAAAACCAAGAGATGGCATGACATACGTATCAAACCCCATCACTTCGAACCAGGCCAAAAG GTTGAAATGGATCATGATGGTCCATCTAAAGCGAAGGGTGCAGGGAAGTCATCCACTAGTGCTCCCCCTCCAAAAAAGTGCAAGCAAGGCGAGGGGTCGTCTAGGAAAGCAAAAGGAAAGCAAGTTGCTGAAGGGTCCGGAAACCCACCCTTGGGATAG